In Syngnathus typhle isolate RoL2023-S1 ecotype Sweden linkage group LG14, RoL_Styp_1.0, whole genome shotgun sequence, one genomic interval encodes:
- the eps15 gene encoding epidermal growth factor receptor substrate 15 isoform X6 — translation MAATLSLTQLSSGNPIYDKYYRQVDPRGSGRVAAADAALFLKRSGLADLVLGKIWDLSDSERKGSLNKQQFYIALRLVACAQNGLEVALKSLNVAVPPPKFQDTSSPLSVGGLTTDLPWVVKPEEKLKFDSIFESLSPVGGLLTGDKVKPVLLNSKLPVDILGRVWELSDIDRDGMLDKDEFSVAMYLVYRALEGETVPMSLPAPLVPPSKRKKPSVPPAMPLLPSPPSAKDSRASHAGTKTMPLPPKPAPALAPTPAAAPWVVSPADKAKYDDLFSKTDGDMDGLVSGPEVRDIFLKTGLPSATLARIWELCDIGDIGKLTREQFALALHLINQKLTRGLDPPQSLSPEMIPPTDRLNIKQNNMANLAADFSAIKELDSLSNEIVELQREKTTVEEEIKEKEAAISERSNEVQDLQGEVARESEALQQLQTQRQKIQEVLDELDQQKASLEEQLTHIRQQTSQESHLCFPVRQITSLQSEHEDQEQKICQYEEELVQAREELLALQEESRKLQEKVQAAQEQLTPLQESVRDSFTQVAQVQHRLNDLQVEERSMAAQLTWKRALEDDSPVMVNGSAGPTPELPRRDLFQQDLSQEDQPKEQMEEEPSAASYSPKELSEQTEKGVKEEKEDEKEQESPETPEEEKAKPDPLDHLYTSLAASEKYTNLPTLAKPQEKTLNEHHNPSPDVSSEVRDDAAESPKTSSPKASSPEPEVKQEAAASSEVIPSLLPAQALPPRAAPGQPPLPEMDFFHSDPFTEHDPFKDDPFGKVVAADPFGGDPFKGSDPFAADNFFTQTASSHFSADDPFSSSSDPFGHTTVAPEPDLFAAKHNDPAPTAAATEAGPFTSQPTNPTAPAADPFSSAGKDAAESNAFPQAINATGEADPFGSQYTGTDPFSTSPPNAGLALKDTAAANDPFAPGGTTVSATSDPDPFAAVFGNESFGGGFADFSALTKSNGVDQFGINNKNLFQDDSQPANADVPPALPPKTGTPTRPPPPPPGKRASLSRTESSDSFHRRGHFPTQTSGEFSSSSSSSSLPAKDPIADPFAPSSPPRQHLPEADRFASFDKYPTEEDMIEWAKRESEREEKERLARLTQQEQEDLELAIALSKSELS, via the exons ATGGCCGCCACTCTGAGTCTGACTCAG CTCTCCAGTGGAAATCCCATTTACGACAAATACTATCGGCAG GTGGATCCCCGAGGCAGCGGGAGAGTGGCGGCAGCGGATGCAGCTCTGTTCCTGAAGCGGTCGGGCCTGGCTGACCTGGTTTTGGGCAAG ATTTGGGATCTGTCGGACTCTGAACGGAAGGGCTCTCTCAACAAACAG CAATTTTACATCGCTCTGCGCTTGGTGGCTTGTGCTCAGAATGGCCTGGAGGTGGCACTCAAGAGCCTTAATGTGGCTGTTCCGCCCCCCAAATTT CAGGACACAAGCAGCCCACTGTCAGTCGGGGGCTTAACCACTGATCTTCCCTGGGTTGTCAAG CCTGAAGAGAAGTTGAAGTTTGACTCCATCTTTGAGAGCCTCAGTCCAGTCGGGGGGCTGCTAACAGGAGACAAAGTCAAGCCCGTCCTGCTCAACTCCAAACTGCCAGTCGACATTTTGGGCCGG GTGTGGGAACTCAGTGATATCGACAGAGACGGCATGTTGGACAAAGATGAATTCTCTGTG GCCATGTATCTGGTGTACCGAGCCCTGGAAGGAGAAACTGTTCCCATGTCTCTCCCGGCTCCCCTGGTTCCACCCTCCAAGAGAAAAAAGCCCTCTGTGCCTCCCGCGATGCCCTTGTTACCCTCGCCCCCCTCCGCCAAAGACAGTCGCGCCTCCCACGCTGGCACCAAGACCATGCCCCTCCCCCCTAAACCCGCCCCAGCTCTCGCCCCGACGCCAGCAGCCGCCCCT TGGGTGGTGTCGCCGGCGGATAAAGCCAAATATGACGACCTCTTCAGCAAGACAGACGGAGACATGGACGGCTTGGTGTCCGGACCTGAAGTCAGAGATATCTTTCTCAAAACGGGGCTGCCTTCTGCCACGCTCGCACGGATCTG GGAGCTTTGTGACATTGGCGACATTGGAAAACTGACCCGAGAGCAGTTCGCCCTGGCGCTTCATCTGATCAATCAGAAGTTGACGAGAGGTCTGGACCCTCCGCAAAGCCTTTCCCCAGAGATGATTCCTCCCACTGACAGACTAAACATCAAACAG AACAATATGGCCAACCTGGCAGCTGACTTCTCTGCCATCAAGGAGCTGGACTCTCTTAGTAACGAAATTGTCGAACTACAAAG GGAGAAAACGACGGTAGAAGAAGAGATTAAGGAGAAGGAGGCGGCCATCAGCGAGCGCAGCAACGAGGTCCAG GACTTGCAGGGTGAGGTGGCAAGAGAAAGCGAGGCACTGCAGCAGCTTCAAACTCAGCGTCAGAAGATCCAGGAGGTTTTGGACGAGCTGGACCAACAGAAGGCCTCACTGGAGGAGCAGCTGACCCACATTCGCCAGCAGACCAGCCAAGAGAGCCATCTG TGTTTTCCTGTCCGTCAGATTACATCGCTGCAGTCGGAGCACGAGGATCAGGAGCAGAAGATATGTCAGTACGAGGAGGAGCTGGTCCAGGCTCGAGAGGAGCTTCTGGCTCTGCAGGAGGAGAGCAGGAAACTGCAGGAGAAGGTCCAAGCTGCACAGGAACAGCTCACACCTCTGCAGGAATCTGTCCGGGACTCCTTCACACAAGTTGCACAG GTCCAACACAGATTAAATGACCTTCAGGTGGAGGAGAGGTCGATGGCAGCCCAGCTGACCTGGAAGAGAGCTTTGGAAGACGACTCTCCCGTCATGGTCAACGGATCGGCGGGGCCCACGCCAGAGCTCCCTCGCAGGGACCTCTTCCAGCAGGACCTCTCCCAGGAGGACCAACCTAAAGAGCAAATGGAAGAAGAACCATCCGCTGCCTCATACTCGCCAAAAGAACTCTCAGAACAAACAGAGAAAGGAGTGAAGGAAGAAAAAGAGGACGAGAAGGAGCAAGAGAGCCCCGAGACTCCCGAAGAGGAAAAAGCGAAGCCTGATCCTTTGGATCATCTCTATACGAGCTTAGCCGCTTCTGAGAAGTACACAAATCTGCCCACACTTGCCAAGCCGCAGGAGAAAACTCTAAAT GAACACCATAACCCTTCACCTGATGTCTCCTCAGAGGTCCGAGACGATGCCGCAGAGTCGCCTAAAACAAGCTCACCCAAG GCGTCATCACCAGAGCCGGAAGTCAAACAGGAAGCTGCCGCCTCATCAGAAGTCATCCCGTCTCTGCTACCAGCCCAAGCGCTTCCTCCTCGGGCTGCTCCCGGCCAGCCACCGTTACCCGAGATGGACTTCTTCCACTCGGACCCGTTTACAGAGC ATGATCCTTTTAAAGATGACCCGTTTGGAAAAGTGGTTGCTGCTG ATCCATTTGGAGGCGATCCTTTCAAAGGCTCAGACCCTTTCGCTGCAGATAATTTCTTCACACAGACGGCCAGCAGCCATTTTTCCGCAGACGACCCTTTCTCAAGCTCTTCCGACCCATTCGGTCACACTACGGTTGCTCCAGAGCCCGACTTGTTTGCCGCCAAGCACAACGATCCCGCCCCGACGGCAGCAGCGACGGAAGCGGGCCCTTTCACCTCACAGCCAACGAATCCAACCGCACCGGCCGCAGATCCCTTCAGCTCCGCAGGCAAAGACGCAGCTGAATCCAACGCGTTCCCTCAGGCCATCAACGCCACCGGCGAAGCTGATCCGTTTGGTTCTCAGTACACAGGGACAGATCCGTTTAGTACCTCTCCACCCAACGCCGGTCTGGCATTG AAGGATACGGCTGCAGCCAATGATCCTTTCGCTCCAGGTGGTACCACAGTGAGCGCCACCTCAGACCCAG ATCCATTTGCTGCTGTATTTGGCAATGAATCGTTCGGAGGAGGCTTTGCTGACTTCAGTGCCCTAACAAAG TCAAACGGTGTCGATCAATTTGGCATCAACAACAAGAACCTGTTCCAGGACGACAGCCAGCCTGCCAACGCGGACGTTCCCCCGGCGCTGCCTCCCAAAACGGGTACGCCGACGAGACCGCCACCTCCACCTCCAG GTAAGAGAGCCTCCCTCTCCAGAACCGAGTCGTCTGACTCCTTCCACCGGCGCGGCCACTTCCCTACGCAGACCTCGGGCgaattctcctcctcttcctcctcctcttccctgcCTGCCAAGGATCCCATAGCCGATCCCTTCGCCCCTTCTTCCCCTCCTCGGCAACACTTACCGGAAGCTGACCGATTTGCCAGCTTTGACAAA TACCCAACGGAAGAGGACATGATCGAGTGGGCAAAGCGCGAGAGCGAGCGCGAGGAGAAAGAGCGTCTGGCCAGGCTCACCCAGCAGGAACAAGAAGACCTGGAGTTGGCCATCGCTCTCAGCAAGTCTGAACTCTCCTGA
- the eps15 gene encoding epidermal growth factor receptor substrate 15 isoform X7 → MAATLSLTQLSSGNPIYDKYYRQVDPRGSGRVAAADAALFLKRSGLADLVLGKIWDLSDSERKGSLNKQQFYIALRLVACAQNGLEVALKSLNVAVPPPKFQDTSSPLSVGGLTTDLPWVVKPEEKLKFDSIFESLSPVGGLLTGDKVKPVLLNSKLPVDILGRVWELSDIDRDGMLDKDEFSVAMYLVYRALEGETVPMSLPAPLVPPSKRKKPSVPPAMPLLPSPPSAKDSRASHAGTKTMPLPPKPAPALAPTPAAAPWVVSPADKAKYDDLFSKTDGDMDGLVSGPEVRDIFLKTGLPSATLARIWELCDIGDIGKLTREQFALALHLINQKLTRGLDPPQSLSPEMIPPTDRLNIKQNNMANLAADFSAIKELDSLSNEIVELQREKTTVEEEIKEKEAAISERSNEVQDLQGEVARESEALQQLQTQRQKIQEVLDELDQQKASLEEQLTHIRQQTSQESHLITSLQSEHEDQEQKICQYEEELVQAREELLALQEESRKLQEKVQAAQEQLTPLQESVRDSFTQVAQVQHRLNDLQVEERSMAAQLTWKRALEDDSPVMVNGSAGPTPELPRRDLFQQDLSQEDQPKEQMEEEPSAASYSPKELSEQTEKGVKEEKEDEKEQESPETPEEEKAKPDPLDHLYTSLAASEKYTNLPTLAKPQEKTLNEHHNPSPDVSSEVRDDAAESPKTSSPKASSPEPEVKQEAAASSEVIPSLLPAQALPPRAAPGQPPLPEMDFFHSDPFTEHDPFKDDPFGKVVAADPFGGDPFKGSDPFAADNFFTQTASSHFSADDPFSSSSDPFGHTTVAPEPDLFAAKHNDPAPTAAATEAGPFTSQPTNPTAPAADPFSSAGKDAAESNAFPQAINATGEADPFGSQYTGTDPFSTSPPNAGLALKDTAAANDPFAPGGTTVSATSDPDPFAAVFGNESFGGGFADFSALTKSNGVDQFGINNKNLFQDDSQPANADVPPALPPKTGTPTRPPPPPPGKRASLSRTESSDSFHRRGHFPTQTSGEFSSSSSSSSLPAKDPIADPFAPSSPPRQHLPEADRFASFDKYPTEEDMIEWAKRESEREEKERLARLTQQEQEDLELAIALSKSELS, encoded by the exons ATGGCCGCCACTCTGAGTCTGACTCAG CTCTCCAGTGGAAATCCCATTTACGACAAATACTATCGGCAG GTGGATCCCCGAGGCAGCGGGAGAGTGGCGGCAGCGGATGCAGCTCTGTTCCTGAAGCGGTCGGGCCTGGCTGACCTGGTTTTGGGCAAG ATTTGGGATCTGTCGGACTCTGAACGGAAGGGCTCTCTCAACAAACAG CAATTTTACATCGCTCTGCGCTTGGTGGCTTGTGCTCAGAATGGCCTGGAGGTGGCACTCAAGAGCCTTAATGTGGCTGTTCCGCCCCCCAAATTT CAGGACACAAGCAGCCCACTGTCAGTCGGGGGCTTAACCACTGATCTTCCCTGGGTTGTCAAG CCTGAAGAGAAGTTGAAGTTTGACTCCATCTTTGAGAGCCTCAGTCCAGTCGGGGGGCTGCTAACAGGAGACAAAGTCAAGCCCGTCCTGCTCAACTCCAAACTGCCAGTCGACATTTTGGGCCGG GTGTGGGAACTCAGTGATATCGACAGAGACGGCATGTTGGACAAAGATGAATTCTCTGTG GCCATGTATCTGGTGTACCGAGCCCTGGAAGGAGAAACTGTTCCCATGTCTCTCCCGGCTCCCCTGGTTCCACCCTCCAAGAGAAAAAAGCCCTCTGTGCCTCCCGCGATGCCCTTGTTACCCTCGCCCCCCTCCGCCAAAGACAGTCGCGCCTCCCACGCTGGCACCAAGACCATGCCCCTCCCCCCTAAACCCGCCCCAGCTCTCGCCCCGACGCCAGCAGCCGCCCCT TGGGTGGTGTCGCCGGCGGATAAAGCCAAATATGACGACCTCTTCAGCAAGACAGACGGAGACATGGACGGCTTGGTGTCCGGACCTGAAGTCAGAGATATCTTTCTCAAAACGGGGCTGCCTTCTGCCACGCTCGCACGGATCTG GGAGCTTTGTGACATTGGCGACATTGGAAAACTGACCCGAGAGCAGTTCGCCCTGGCGCTTCATCTGATCAATCAGAAGTTGACGAGAGGTCTGGACCCTCCGCAAAGCCTTTCCCCAGAGATGATTCCTCCCACTGACAGACTAAACATCAAACAG AACAATATGGCCAACCTGGCAGCTGACTTCTCTGCCATCAAGGAGCTGGACTCTCTTAGTAACGAAATTGTCGAACTACAAAG GGAGAAAACGACGGTAGAAGAAGAGATTAAGGAGAAGGAGGCGGCCATCAGCGAGCGCAGCAACGAGGTCCAG GACTTGCAGGGTGAGGTGGCAAGAGAAAGCGAGGCACTGCAGCAGCTTCAAACTCAGCGTCAGAAGATCCAGGAGGTTTTGGACGAGCTGGACCAACAGAAGGCCTCACTGGAGGAGCAGCTGACCCACATTCGCCAGCAGACCAGCCAAGAGAGCCATCTG ATTACATCGCTGCAGTCGGAGCACGAGGATCAGGAGCAGAAGATATGTCAGTACGAGGAGGAGCTGGTCCAGGCTCGAGAGGAGCTTCTGGCTCTGCAGGAGGAGAGCAGGAAACTGCAGGAGAAGGTCCAAGCTGCACAGGAACAGCTCACACCTCTGCAGGAATCTGTCCGGGACTCCTTCACACAAGTTGCACAG GTCCAACACAGATTAAATGACCTTCAGGTGGAGGAGAGGTCGATGGCAGCCCAGCTGACCTGGAAGAGAGCTTTGGAAGACGACTCTCCCGTCATGGTCAACGGATCGGCGGGGCCCACGCCAGAGCTCCCTCGCAGGGACCTCTTCCAGCAGGACCTCTCCCAGGAGGACCAACCTAAAGAGCAAATGGAAGAAGAACCATCCGCTGCCTCATACTCGCCAAAAGAACTCTCAGAACAAACAGAGAAAGGAGTGAAGGAAGAAAAAGAGGACGAGAAGGAGCAAGAGAGCCCCGAGACTCCCGAAGAGGAAAAAGCGAAGCCTGATCCTTTGGATCATCTCTATACGAGCTTAGCCGCTTCTGAGAAGTACACAAATCTGCCCACACTTGCCAAGCCGCAGGAGAAAACTCTAAAT GAACACCATAACCCTTCACCTGATGTCTCCTCAGAGGTCCGAGACGATGCCGCAGAGTCGCCTAAAACAAGCTCACCCAAG GCGTCATCACCAGAGCCGGAAGTCAAACAGGAAGCTGCCGCCTCATCAGAAGTCATCCCGTCTCTGCTACCAGCCCAAGCGCTTCCTCCTCGGGCTGCTCCCGGCCAGCCACCGTTACCCGAGATGGACTTCTTCCACTCGGACCCGTTTACAGAGC ATGATCCTTTTAAAGATGACCCGTTTGGAAAAGTGGTTGCTGCTG ATCCATTTGGAGGCGATCCTTTCAAAGGCTCAGACCCTTTCGCTGCAGATAATTTCTTCACACAGACGGCCAGCAGCCATTTTTCCGCAGACGACCCTTTCTCAAGCTCTTCCGACCCATTCGGTCACACTACGGTTGCTCCAGAGCCCGACTTGTTTGCCGCCAAGCACAACGATCCCGCCCCGACGGCAGCAGCGACGGAAGCGGGCCCTTTCACCTCACAGCCAACGAATCCAACCGCACCGGCCGCAGATCCCTTCAGCTCCGCAGGCAAAGACGCAGCTGAATCCAACGCGTTCCCTCAGGCCATCAACGCCACCGGCGAAGCTGATCCGTTTGGTTCTCAGTACACAGGGACAGATCCGTTTAGTACCTCTCCACCCAACGCCGGTCTGGCATTG AAGGATACGGCTGCAGCCAATGATCCTTTCGCTCCAGGTGGTACCACAGTGAGCGCCACCTCAGACCCAG ATCCATTTGCTGCTGTATTTGGCAATGAATCGTTCGGAGGAGGCTTTGCTGACTTCAGTGCCCTAACAAAG TCAAACGGTGTCGATCAATTTGGCATCAACAACAAGAACCTGTTCCAGGACGACAGCCAGCCTGCCAACGCGGACGTTCCCCCGGCGCTGCCTCCCAAAACGGGTACGCCGACGAGACCGCCACCTCCACCTCCAG GTAAGAGAGCCTCCCTCTCCAGAACCGAGTCGTCTGACTCCTTCCACCGGCGCGGCCACTTCCCTACGCAGACCTCGGGCgaattctcctcctcttcctcctcctcttccctgcCTGCCAAGGATCCCATAGCCGATCCCTTCGCCCCTTCTTCCCCTCCTCGGCAACACTTACCGGAAGCTGACCGATTTGCCAGCTTTGACAAA TACCCAACGGAAGAGGACATGATCGAGTGGGCAAAGCGCGAGAGCGAGCGCGAGGAGAAAGAGCGTCTGGCCAGGCTCACCCAGCAGGAACAAGAAGACCTGGAGTTGGCCATCGCTCTCAGCAAGTCTGAACTCTCCTGA
- the eps15 gene encoding epidermal growth factor receptor substrate 15 isoform X1 — translation MAATLSLTQLSSGNPIYDKYYRQVDPRGSGRVAAADAALFLKRSGLADLVLGKIWDLSDSERKGSLNKQQFYIALRLVACAQNGLEVALKSLNVAVPPPKFQDTSSPLSVGGLTTDLPWVVKPEEKLKFDSIFESLSPVGGLLTGDKVKPVLLNSKLPVDILGRVWELSDIDRDGMLDKDEFSVAMYLVYRALEGETVPMSLPAPLVPPSKRKKPSVPPAMPLLPSPPSAKDSRASHAGTKTMPLPPKPAPALAPTPAAAPWVVSPADKAKYDDLFSKTDGDMDGLVSGPEVRDIFLKTGLPSATLARIWELCDIGDIGKLTREQFALALHLINQKLTRGLDPPQSLSPEMIPPTDRLNIKQNNMANLAADFSAIKELDSLSNEIVELQREKTTVEEEIKEKEAAISERSNEVQDLQGEVARESEALQQLQTQRQKIQEVLDELDQQKASLEEQLTHIRQQTSQESHLCFPVRQITSLQSEHEDQEQKICQYEEELVQAREELLALQEESRKLQEKVQAAQEQLTPLQESVRDSFTQVAQVQHRLNDLQVEERSMAAQLTWKRALEDDSPVMVNGSAGPTPELPRRDLFQQDLSQEDQPKEQMEEEPSAASYSPKELSEQTEKGVKEEKEDEKEQESPETPEEEKAKPDPLDHLYTSLAASEKYTNLPTLAKPQEKTLNEHHNPSPDVSSEVRDDAAESPKTSSPKASSPEPEVKQEAAASSEVIPSLLPAQALPPRAAPGQPPLPEMDFFHSDPFTEHDPFKDDPFGKVVAAGRFEKANTPHDPFGGDPFKGSDPFAADNFFTQTASSHFSADDPFSSSSDPFGHTTVAPEPDLFAAKHNDPAPTAAATEAGPFTSQPTNPTAPAADPFSSAGKDAAESNAFPQAINATGEADPFGSQYTGTDPFSTSPPNAGLALKDTAAANDPFAPGGTTVSATSDPDPFAAVFGNESFGGGFADFSALTKSNGVDQFGINNKNLFQDDSQPANADVPPALPPKTGTPTRPPPPPPGKRASLSRTESSDSFHRRGHFPTQTSGEFSSSSSSSSLPAKDPIADPFAPSSPPRQHLPEADRFASFDKYPTEEDMIEWAKRESEREEKERLARLTQQEQEDLELAIALSKSELS, via the exons ATGGCCGCCACTCTGAGTCTGACTCAG CTCTCCAGTGGAAATCCCATTTACGACAAATACTATCGGCAG GTGGATCCCCGAGGCAGCGGGAGAGTGGCGGCAGCGGATGCAGCTCTGTTCCTGAAGCGGTCGGGCCTGGCTGACCTGGTTTTGGGCAAG ATTTGGGATCTGTCGGACTCTGAACGGAAGGGCTCTCTCAACAAACAG CAATTTTACATCGCTCTGCGCTTGGTGGCTTGTGCTCAGAATGGCCTGGAGGTGGCACTCAAGAGCCTTAATGTGGCTGTTCCGCCCCCCAAATTT CAGGACACAAGCAGCCCACTGTCAGTCGGGGGCTTAACCACTGATCTTCCCTGGGTTGTCAAG CCTGAAGAGAAGTTGAAGTTTGACTCCATCTTTGAGAGCCTCAGTCCAGTCGGGGGGCTGCTAACAGGAGACAAAGTCAAGCCCGTCCTGCTCAACTCCAAACTGCCAGTCGACATTTTGGGCCGG GTGTGGGAACTCAGTGATATCGACAGAGACGGCATGTTGGACAAAGATGAATTCTCTGTG GCCATGTATCTGGTGTACCGAGCCCTGGAAGGAGAAACTGTTCCCATGTCTCTCCCGGCTCCCCTGGTTCCACCCTCCAAGAGAAAAAAGCCCTCTGTGCCTCCCGCGATGCCCTTGTTACCCTCGCCCCCCTCCGCCAAAGACAGTCGCGCCTCCCACGCTGGCACCAAGACCATGCCCCTCCCCCCTAAACCCGCCCCAGCTCTCGCCCCGACGCCAGCAGCCGCCCCT TGGGTGGTGTCGCCGGCGGATAAAGCCAAATATGACGACCTCTTCAGCAAGACAGACGGAGACATGGACGGCTTGGTGTCCGGACCTGAAGTCAGAGATATCTTTCTCAAAACGGGGCTGCCTTCTGCCACGCTCGCACGGATCTG GGAGCTTTGTGACATTGGCGACATTGGAAAACTGACCCGAGAGCAGTTCGCCCTGGCGCTTCATCTGATCAATCAGAAGTTGACGAGAGGTCTGGACCCTCCGCAAAGCCTTTCCCCAGAGATGATTCCTCCCACTGACAGACTAAACATCAAACAG AACAATATGGCCAACCTGGCAGCTGACTTCTCTGCCATCAAGGAGCTGGACTCTCTTAGTAACGAAATTGTCGAACTACAAAG GGAGAAAACGACGGTAGAAGAAGAGATTAAGGAGAAGGAGGCGGCCATCAGCGAGCGCAGCAACGAGGTCCAG GACTTGCAGGGTGAGGTGGCAAGAGAAAGCGAGGCACTGCAGCAGCTTCAAACTCAGCGTCAGAAGATCCAGGAGGTTTTGGACGAGCTGGACCAACAGAAGGCCTCACTGGAGGAGCAGCTGACCCACATTCGCCAGCAGACCAGCCAAGAGAGCCATCTG TGTTTTCCTGTCCGTCAGATTACATCGCTGCAGTCGGAGCACGAGGATCAGGAGCAGAAGATATGTCAGTACGAGGAGGAGCTGGTCCAGGCTCGAGAGGAGCTTCTGGCTCTGCAGGAGGAGAGCAGGAAACTGCAGGAGAAGGTCCAAGCTGCACAGGAACAGCTCACACCTCTGCAGGAATCTGTCCGGGACTCCTTCACACAAGTTGCACAG GTCCAACACAGATTAAATGACCTTCAGGTGGAGGAGAGGTCGATGGCAGCCCAGCTGACCTGGAAGAGAGCTTTGGAAGACGACTCTCCCGTCATGGTCAACGGATCGGCGGGGCCCACGCCAGAGCTCCCTCGCAGGGACCTCTTCCAGCAGGACCTCTCCCAGGAGGACCAACCTAAAGAGCAAATGGAAGAAGAACCATCCGCTGCCTCATACTCGCCAAAAGAACTCTCAGAACAAACAGAGAAAGGAGTGAAGGAAGAAAAAGAGGACGAGAAGGAGCAAGAGAGCCCCGAGACTCCCGAAGAGGAAAAAGCGAAGCCTGATCCTTTGGATCATCTCTATACGAGCTTAGCCGCTTCTGAGAAGTACACAAATCTGCCCACACTTGCCAAGCCGCAGGAGAAAACTCTAAAT GAACACCATAACCCTTCACCTGATGTCTCCTCAGAGGTCCGAGACGATGCCGCAGAGTCGCCTAAAACAAGCTCACCCAAG GCGTCATCACCAGAGCCGGAAGTCAAACAGGAAGCTGCCGCCTCATCAGAAGTCATCCCGTCTCTGCTACCAGCCCAAGCGCTTCCTCCTCGGGCTGCTCCCGGCCAGCCACCGTTACCCGAGATGGACTTCTTCCACTCGGACCCGTTTACAGAGC ATGATCCTTTTAAAGATGACCCGTTTGGAAAAGTGGTTGCTGCTGGTAGGTTTGAGAAAGCAAACACCCCACATg ATCCATTTGGAGGCGATCCTTTCAAAGGCTCAGACCCTTTCGCTGCAGATAATTTCTTCACACAGACGGCCAGCAGCCATTTTTCCGCAGACGACCCTTTCTCAAGCTCTTCCGACCCATTCGGTCACACTACGGTTGCTCCAGAGCCCGACTTGTTTGCCGCCAAGCACAACGATCCCGCCCCGACGGCAGCAGCGACGGAAGCGGGCCCTTTCACCTCACAGCCAACGAATCCAACCGCACCGGCCGCAGATCCCTTCAGCTCCGCAGGCAAAGACGCAGCTGAATCCAACGCGTTCCCTCAGGCCATCAACGCCACCGGCGAAGCTGATCCGTTTGGTTCTCAGTACACAGGGACAGATCCGTTTAGTACCTCTCCACCCAACGCCGGTCTGGCATTG AAGGATACGGCTGCAGCCAATGATCCTTTCGCTCCAGGTGGTACCACAGTGAGCGCCACCTCAGACCCAG ATCCATTTGCTGCTGTATTTGGCAATGAATCGTTCGGAGGAGGCTTTGCTGACTTCAGTGCCCTAACAAAG TCAAACGGTGTCGATCAATTTGGCATCAACAACAAGAACCTGTTCCAGGACGACAGCCAGCCTGCCAACGCGGACGTTCCCCCGGCGCTGCCTCCCAAAACGGGTACGCCGACGAGACCGCCACCTCCACCTCCAG GTAAGAGAGCCTCCCTCTCCAGAACCGAGTCGTCTGACTCCTTCCACCGGCGCGGCCACTTCCCTACGCAGACCTCGGGCgaattctcctcctcttcctcctcctcttccctgcCTGCCAAGGATCCCATAGCCGATCCCTTCGCCCCTTCTTCCCCTCCTCGGCAACACTTACCGGAAGCTGACCGATTTGCCAGCTTTGACAAA TACCCAACGGAAGAGGACATGATCGAGTGGGCAAAGCGCGAGAGCGAGCGCGAGGAGAAAGAGCGTCTGGCCAGGCTCACCCAGCAGGAACAAGAAGACCTGGAGTTGGCCATCGCTCTCAGCAAGTCTGAACTCTCCTGA